A portion of the Benincasa hispida cultivar B227 unplaced genomic scaffold, ASM972705v1 Contig509, whole genome shotgun sequence genome contains these proteins:
- the LOC120069579 gene encoding phosphatidylinositol/phosphatidylcholine transfer protein SFH9 gives MPGEFEEDERPRVFEPESSEDDRRRTRSTSLRKRAISASAKFSNTLRKQSSRVADCRFATISVNEVRDAGEEDSVNKFRQVLIARDLLPPRHDDYHTMLRFLKARKFDMDKTLNMWTEMLSWRKDNHIDTIMQDFIYDEYEEVQRYYPHGYHGVDKEGRPVYIERLGKIEPGKLMNVTTIDRFLKYHVQGFEKLFAEKFTACSIAAKRHIYCTTTILDVQGLNLVSFGKLAHDLVLRMQKIDGENYPETLNQMYIVNAGSGFKFLWNTAKTFLDPRTTAKIHVLGCKFQNKLLEVIDSRQLPDFLGGDCSCSNEGGCLRSDKGPWNDPEIMKLVFAEEATYLMKANNFYSRSSFEINFFNSKIEGNGISSPESGPEATATASASSIRNFVSVTGREKCSTPRPISSIVESTDAAGLTEEYSSDNRNADVQPARQLKKFIPQVTSTFVHFVFNIFACIYLLVPGFRRIFMIRHAENQQREAPSDNRLDNSGSREPSKKSAVDPLWKRLQNLEVMVTELTNKPSKIPLEKEDMLHESLNRIKSIEHDLQKTKRELLATASKQVELAESMESIKENNLVGANSCWPRNRKPFSYGS, from the exons ATGCCGG gagaatttgaagaagatgagaGGCCCAGGGTTTTTGAACCTGAATCTTCTGAAGATGATAGACGCCGAACTCGGTCTACTTCTCTTAGGAAGAGGGCCATTAGTGCTTCTGCTAAATTTAGCAATACGCTAAGAAAGCAAAGCAGTAGGGTTGCAGATTGTCGCTTTGCTACGATTTCGGTTAATGAGGTCCGGGATGCTGGGGAGGAAGATTCTGTCAATAAGTTCCGCCAGGTTTTGATCGCTAGAGATCTGTTGCCACCCCGTCATGATGATTACCACACTATGCTCAG ATTTCTCAAGGCTAGGAAGTTTGACATGGATAAAACTCTCAACATGTGGACTGAGATGCTCAGCTGGAGAAAAGATAATCATATAGATACTATTATGCAG GATTTCATATATGATGAGTATGAAGAAGTTCAACGATATTATCCTCATGGTTACCATGGTGTGGATAAAGAAGGAAGACCTGTTTATATTGAAAGACTTGGAAAAATTGAACCTGGCAAGCTAATGAATGTCACCACGATAGATCGGTTTTTAAAATATCATGTTCAGGGGTTTGAGAAGCTTTTTGCTGAGAAATTCACAGCATGTTCTATCGCTGCAAAAAGACACATATATTGTACAACAACGATATTAGATGTTCAGGGACTG AACTTAGTGAGCTTTGGAAAGCTTGCGCATGACCTTGTTCTGCGCATGCAAAAAATTGATGGGGAAAATTATCCTGAG ACGTTGAATCAAATGTACATAGTAAATGCCGGCAGTGGGTTCAAATTTCTTTGGAACACTGCAAAAACCTTTCTTGATCCGAGGACTACAGCAAAGATACAC GTTTTAGGCtgcaaatttcaaaataagttgTTGGAGGTCATAGACTCAAG ACAGCTTCCTGACTTCCTTGGAGGAGATTGTTCGTGTTCAAATGAAGGTGGATGTCTTAGATCTGACAAGGGGCCCTGGAATGATCCTGAAATCATGAAA CTTGTTTTTGCCGAAGAAGCTACTTACTTGATGAAGGCTAACAATTTCTACAGCAGGAGCAGTTTTGAAATCAACTTTTTTAACTCAAAG ATTGAGGGTAATGGAATATCTTCACCTGAATCAGGGCCTGAGGCAACTGCCACTGCGAGTGCTTCTAGCATCAGAAATTTTGTTTCAGTGACTGGCAGG GAAAAGTGTTCCACGCCTAGGCCCATTAGCAGCATTGTTGAATCTACGGATGCTGCTGGATTAACTGAAGAATATAGTTCAG ATAATCGAAATGCTGATGTTCAACCAGCAAGGCAACTGAAGAAATTCATTCCTCAAGTTACGAGTACATTTGttcattttgtattcaatatttTTGCTTGTATATATCTACTAGTTCCTGGATTCCGGAGAATTTTCATGATTAGACACGCTGAGAATCAACAACGTGAAGCCCCTTCCGACAATCGTTTGGATAATTCAGGGTCTCGAGAACCATCTAAGAAATCAGCAGTGGACCCACTCTGGAAAAGGCTGCAAAATTTGGAAGTTATGGTGACAGAACTTACCAATAAACCTTCAAAAATCCCTCTAGAGAAAGAGGACATGCTTCATGAATCTCTGAATCGTATAAAATCTATAGAACATGACTTGCAGAAGACAAAGAGA gaaTTGCTTGCTACTGCATCAAAACAAGTGGAGCTTGCTGAGTCAATGGAAAGTATAAAGGAAAACAACTTAGTT GGAGCAAATTCATGTTGGCCTAGAAATCGAAAACCATTTTCGTATGGAAGTTGA
- the LOC120069581 gene encoding pentatricopeptide repeat-containing protein At5g48730, chloroplastic, with translation MAAHSTPTNPLPPAINHPNPNNHVFPRQQRATHPKFQSPSLSSSSSSSTSDGKLMERSPREGRMDVAKLKAKEAGERKEEVNRKIASQKAISVILRREATKAVIERKRGPNNSKKLLPRTVLEALHERITALRWESALKVFELLREQLWYRPYPGMYIKLIVMLGKCKQPEKAYELFQEMIEEGCEVSHESYTALLSAYSRSGLLDKAFSILNEMKNSPDCQPDVHTYSILMKSCLQVFAFNKAQTLLSDMVTRGIKPNTITYNIFIDAYGKAKMFAEMESILLEMLSDDGCKPDVWTMNSTLRAFGSSGQLETMEKCYEKFQGAGIQPNIQTFNILLDSYGKAESYEKMSAVMEYMQKYHYSWTIVTYNIVIDAFGRAGDLKQMEHLFRLMRSERIKPSCVTLCSLVRAYGQAGKCEKIDSLLNFVENSDIMLDTVFYNCLVDAYGRMECFAEMKKVLGMMEQRGCKPDKTTYRTMARAYSDGGMAKHAKEIQELISTAEASKRTRPDL, from the exons ATGGCCGCCCACTCCACCCCCACCAACCCTCTTCCTCCGGCGATCAACCATCCAAACCCTAACAATCACGTATTTCCTCGTCAACAACGAGCCACCCATCCCAAATTCCAATCTCCCTCCctatcttcctcttcttcttcttctacttcagATGGTAAGCTCATGGAGAGAAGTCCTCGCGAAGGACGCATGGACGTCGCAAAGCTGAAGGCGAAGGAAGCGGGCGAGAGAAAGGAGGAGGTCAATCGGAAGATTGCTTCTCAGAAAGCCATTTCGGTGATTTTGCGCAGAGAAGCCACGAAGGCCGTCATTGAGAGGAAGAGAGGCCCCAATAATTCTAAGAAACTGCTTCCGCGGACTGTTCTTGAAGCTCTTCATGAACGAATCACGGCCTTGCGATGGGAGTCTGCGCTCAAG GTTTTTGAACTACTACGTGAACAATTGTGGTACAGACCTTATCCTGGGATGTACATTAAGCTAATTgtcatgcttggaaaatgtaAGCAACCTGAAAAGGCCTATGAGCTGTTCCAAGAAATGATCGAGGAAGGCTGTGAAGTTAGCCATGAGTCATATACAGCTCTCTTGTCGGCCTATAGTAGGAGTGGTCTTCTTGACAAGGCATTCTCAATCCTCAACGAGATGAAAAACAGTCCTGATTGCCAGCCTGATGTTCACACTTACTCCATCCTCATGAAGTCATGCTTGCAGGTGTTTGCATTCAACAAAGCACAAACTCTACTCTCTGACATGGTGACTCGAggaataaaacccaacactattACATATAATATCTTCATTGATGCTTATGGCAAAGCAAAAAT GTTTGCTGAAATGGAGTCCATCCTGCTGGAAATGCTGAGTGATGATGGTTGTAAGCCCGATGTTTGGACCATGAACTCAACACTTCGAGCCTTTGGCAGCAGTGGACAATTAGAGACTATGGAGAAGTGTTATGAAAAGTTCCAGGGAGCTGGAATCCAACCAAACATTCAGACCTTCAACATCCTTCTGGATTCATATGGCAAGGCTGAAAGTTATGAGAAAATGAGTGCTGTGATGGAGTATATGCAGAAGTATCATTATTCATGGACAATTGTAACGTACAACATCGTTATCGACGCATTTGGTAGGGCTGGGGATTTGAAACAGATGGAGCATCTATTTAGACTTATGAGATCAGAGAGGATCAAACCAAGTTGTGTTACACTTTGCTCGCTCGTGAGGGCATACGGGCAAGCAGGAAAATGCGAAAAAATTGACAGTTTACTGAACTTTGTTGAGAATTCCGATATAATGTTGGATACCGTTTTCTACAACTGTCTTGTAGATGCTTACGGCCGAATGGAATGTTTTGCGGAGATGAAGAAGGTGCTTGGAATGATGGAGCAGAGAGGATGCAAACCCGATAAGACTACCTACAGGACCATGGCTAGAGCTTATTCGGATGGGGGAATGGCTAAGCATGCCAAGGAGATCCAAGAACTTATAAGCACAGCAGAAGCAAGTAAGAGAACTCGACCTGATTTGTGA